One segment of Cetobacterium sp. NK01 DNA contains the following:
- a CDS encoding TRAP transporter small permease: METLRNGLDKIIEIFCIVLMAVMTTLVTWQVITRYVFNNPSAVTEQLCQYLFIWLVLFGAAYIFGRREHMQITFVRDKLPQKIGIICDILQEGIIFIFTFGVLVIGGYLSVIKQMVQFDAALRIPIGVVYAAIPISGVFILFYSILNIKKIINTIKRES, from the coding sequence ATGGAAACTTTAAGAAATGGTTTAGATAAAATAATTGAGATATTCTGTATAGTTTTAATGGCAGTTATGACAACTTTAGTAACTTGGCAAGTTATAACAAGATATGTTTTTAATAATCCAAGTGCAGTGACAGAACAACTATGTCAATATCTATTTATATGGCTAGTTTTATTTGGAGCAGCTTATATATTTGGAAGACGTGAACATATGCAAATAACTTTTGTAAGAGATAAATTGCCTCAAAAAATAGGAATAATTTGTGATATTTTACAAGAGGGAATAATATTTATTTTTACCTTTGGAGTATTGGTTATAGGGGGATATTTATCAGTGATTAAACAGATGGTCCAGTTTGATGCCGCACTTAGAATACCAATAGGTGTTGTATATGCAGCTATCCCTATAAGTGGGGTGTTTATATTATTTTATTCAATTCTTAATATAAAGAAAATAATAAATACTATAAAAAGGGAGAGTTAA
- a CDS encoding Na+/H+ antiporter NhaC family protein: MVSYGVLSIIPILIAVFLSIKTKNVVLSLFSSVFCGIFILNGYNPLETTKVLVGKYFINQLTDSYNAGVIVLMIFIGGFIELMMMSGGAYAFAESFKNSINSKTKAQLLAYSTGIMIFFSDLGTPLIVGPIFSPFFKRLKLSKEKLAFILDSTSSPVAVLVPFIGWGVFIIGLLQKEFELLNLSLSDYESFIKSIPFNVYPILALTIIPALTLLKLDFGPMRTFENNPIDESEFEIDNSKYHVENAKGSFVWVPILVLLGTLFSMLGVSFITSRVSGSAFRAALTSGYLYAALVLMGLMLFYKSKTFKEIFSIYLSGMKKMSEIVIILILAWSLGVINKDLGADQFLIGFLKTLDINSGFIPAIAFIFGAVISFSTGSSWGTYSIMVPLVIPMAVTFNAPLYVTIGAILSGGLFGDHVSPISDTTILSSAGAGCDHINHVKTQTPYAVVNAILAISVFLIGGFTQNSSLILFAIAIQIAILIGIKIFTKNRFYKGDEQCSTFQEDLKKQQVN, translated from the coding sequence ATGGTTTCATATGGGGTATTATCTATAATTCCAATTTTAATTGCAGTTTTTTTATCTATCAAAACTAAAAATGTAGTTTTGTCACTTTTTTCCAGTGTATTTTGTGGAATTTTCATTTTAAATGGTTATAATCCTCTAGAGACTACAAAGGTTCTAGTGGGGAAATACTTTATCAATCAACTTACAGATAGTTATAACGCTGGAGTTATTGTACTTATGATTTTTATAGGTGGATTTATTGAACTTATGATGATGTCTGGTGGAGCTTACGCATTTGCTGAGAGTTTTAAAAACTCTATAAACTCTAAAACTAAAGCTCAACTTTTAGCTTATTCCACAGGGATTATGATATTTTTCTCTGACCTAGGTACGCCATTAATTGTTGGGCCAATCTTTAGTCCTTTTTTCAAAAGACTAAAACTTTCTAAGGAAAAACTAGCTTTTATACTGGATTCTACATCATCTCCTGTGGCTGTTTTAGTTCCTTTTATTGGATGGGGAGTTTTTATCATAGGACTTTTACAAAAGGAGTTTGAGCTTTTAAATCTGTCTCTTTCAGACTATGAAAGTTTCATAAAATCTATTCCTTTTAACGTTTATCCAATATTAGCACTGACTATTATTCCAGCTTTAACGCTGCTTAAGCTAGATTTTGGGCCTATGAGAACTTTTGAAAATAACCCTATTGATGAGAGTGAATTTGAAATTGATAACTCTAAGTATCATGTGGAAAATGCCAAAGGGTCTTTTGTTTGGGTACCAATACTAGTTCTTTTAGGAACTCTATTTTCTATGCTTGGTGTTTCTTTTATAACTTCTAGAGTTTCAGGAAGTGCTTTTAGAGCCGCTCTAACAAGTGGATACCTATATGCAGCCCTTGTTTTAATGGGACTTATGCTTTTTTATAAAAGTAAAACATTTAAAGAGATATTTTCTATCTATTTAAGTGGTATGAAAAAAATGAGTGAGATTGTTATAATTCTGATTTTAGCTTGGTCGCTAGGTGTTATTAATAAAGACTTAGGAGCTGACCAGTTTTTAATTGGATTTTTAAAAACTTTAGATATTAACTCTGGATTTATTCCAGCTATCGCTTTTATATTTGGTGCTGTTATCTCCTTTTCAACTGGTAGTTCTTGGGGAACATACAGTATTATGGTACCACTAGTTATACCTATGGCTGTAACTTTTAATGCTCCACTTTATGTGACAATTGGAGCTATACTTTCAGGTGGACTTTTTGGAGACCATGTTTCACCAATTTCAGATACAACTATACTATCATCAGCAGGAGCTGGATGTGACCATATAAATCACGTAAAAACTCAAACTCCATATGCTGTAGTAAACGCTATTTTAGCTATATCTGTATTCTTGATTGGTGGATTTACACAAAATAGTTCGTTAATCCTTTTTGCAATAGCTATTCAAATTGCAATTTTAATAGGAATAAAAATCTTTACTAAAAACAGATTCTATAAAGGAGATGAGCAATGCAGTACTTTTCAGGAAGATTTAAAGAAGCAGCAAGTGAACTAA
- the argH gene encoding argininosuccinate lyase, translating into MQYFSGRFKEAASELILDFHSSIHFDQRLYRYDIMGSIAHVRGLSKMEIISKEDGGLIEKTLLEILEDIENGKITFSTTYEDIHMNIEKILIDRIGDVGKKLHTGRSRNDQVAVDMRLFTKDEVKKIQSYLIELIEVTTNLGKEHLETYMPGFTHLQKAQPISFGHYMFAYSEMFKRDFIRLNNAFELLDYSPLGCAALAGTTYPIDREFTAHTLGFKGPTLNSLDGVSDRDYLIEILSALSIVMMHLSRFSEEIIIYTSNDFGYIELSDAFSTGSSIMPQKKNPDAAELVRGKTGRVYGNLMALLTTMKGIPLAYNKDMQEDKEVFFDAVDTVKGCLQVFVGMVKTLKVKNEVLLLACNDGFINATDVADYLTVRGMSFREAYKITGEIVSYCIDNGLNLETLPLEKYREFSYIFNGDIYETIAIKNCVEKRKSLGGPSKESLLSHLERLNEFLDGAKIDLINYRLNDIM; encoded by the coding sequence ATGCAGTACTTTTCAGGAAGATTTAAAGAAGCAGCAAGTGAACTAATCCTAGATTTTCACTCCTCTATTCACTTTGATCAACGACTATATAGATACGACATTATGGGTAGTATCGCTCATGTGAGAGGGCTTTCTAAAATGGAGATCATTTCAAAAGAGGATGGGGGCCTCATTGAAAAAACACTTTTAGAGATTCTAGAGGATATTGAAAATGGAAAGATTACCTTCTCTACAACCTACGAAGATATTCATATGAATATTGAAAAAATTCTTATTGATAGAATTGGTGATGTGGGGAAAAAACTTCACACTGGACGTAGTAGAAACGACCAAGTAGCTGTAGATATGAGACTTTTTACAAAGGATGAAGTAAAAAAAATCCAGTCCTATTTAATTGAACTAATTGAGGTTACTACTAACTTAGGAAAAGAGCATTTAGAAACATATATGCCTGGGTTTACTCACCTTCAAAAGGCTCAACCAATATCATTTGGACACTATATGTTTGCATACTCTGAGATGTTTAAAAGAGACTTTATCCGTTTAAACAACGCCTTTGAGTTACTTGATTACTCACCTCTTGGATGTGCAGCTTTAGCTGGTACAACTTATCCAATAGATAGAGAGTTCACTGCTCACACTTTAGGATTTAAAGGACCTACTTTAAACTCTTTAGATGGTGTTAGTGATAGAGACTACTTAATTGAGATTCTGTCTGCACTTTCAATTGTTATGATGCACCTTTCAAGGTTCTCTGAAGAGATTATAATCTATACTTCAAATGACTTTGGATACATTGAATTAAGTGATGCTTTTTCAACTGGAAGTAGCATAATGCCACAGAAAAAAAATCCTGATGCAGCTGAACTAGTTAGGGGGAAAACTGGTAGAGTTTATGGGAATTTAATGGCACTTTTAACAACTATGAAGGGGATTCCTTTAGCGTACAATAAGGACATGCAAGAGGATAAAGAGGTTTTCTTTGACGCTGTTGATACTGTGAAGGGATGTTTACAGGTATTTGTTGGGATGGTTAAAACGTTAAAAGTAAAAAATGAGGTTTTACTTTTAGCTTGTAACGATGGTTTTATCAATGCCACTGACGTTGCAGACTACCTAACTGTTAGGGGAATGAGCTTTAGAGAAGCTTACAAAATAACTGGGGAAATTGTTAGTTACTGTATTGATAATGGGTTGAATTTAGAAACTCTACCACTTGAGAAATACAGAGAGTTTTCATATATTTTTAACGGGGATATATATGAAACAATAGCTATTAAAAATTGTGTTGAAAAAAGAAAGTCCTTAGGTGGACCAAGTAAAGAGAGTTTACTCTCTCACTTAGAAAGATTAAATGAATTTTTGGATGGGGCCAAAATAGATCTTATTAACTATAGATTAAACGATATAATGTAA
- the kduI gene encoding 5-dehydro-4-deoxy-D-glucuronate isomerase, with protein sequence MRLDIRYANHPDDSKHYTTEELRKHYLMETVFLADEVNLIYSHVDRVIAGGIMPVEEEVKLAGCKELGSEFFLERRELGIINVGGAGKVIIDGTEYDMEAKDGLYVGMGNKELVFISNSKDKPAKFYINSSPAHVGYPTVKIDRTTANKVNLGDLENSNKRTIFQYVHPAVCKSCQLVMGMTELDPNNMWNTMPTHTHERRMEVYFYFDMDENSRVFHLMGQPQETRHIVMANEQAVISPSWSIHSGVGTKNYTFIWGMAGENQTFTDMDHVPMDQLK encoded by the coding sequence ATGAGATTAGATATAAGATATGCAAATCATCCAGATGATTCAAAGCACTATACAACAGAGGAGTTAAGAAAGCATTATTTAATGGAAACAGTTTTCCTTGCTGATGAGGTTAATTTAATTTATTCTCATGTAGATAGAGTTATAGCTGGTGGAATTATGCCAGTTGAAGAAGAGGTAAAACTAGCAGGATGTAAAGAGTTAGGATCTGAGTTTTTCTTAGAGAGAAGAGAACTTGGAATTATAAATGTTGGTGGTGCAGGAAAAGTAATCATTGATGGAACAGAATATGATATGGAAGCTAAAGATGGATTATACGTTGGAATGGGAAATAAAGAGTTAGTATTTATATCAAACTCTAAAGATAAACCAGCTAAATTTTATATAAATTCATCACCAGCACATGTGGGATATCCAACTGTAAAAATTGATAGAACAACAGCTAATAAAGTTAACTTGGGAGATTTAGAGAATTCAAACAAAAGAACTATATTTCAATATGTTCACCCTGCAGTTTGTAAATCATGTCAACTTGTAATGGGGATGACAGAGCTAGATCCAAATAATATGTGGAACACTATGCCAACACATACTCATGAAAGAAGAATGGAGGTTTATTTCTATTTCGATATGGATGAAAATTCAAGAGTATTCCATTTGATGGGACAACCTCAAGAGACTCGTCACATTGTAATGGCTAATGAGCAAGCTGTAATATCTCCATCATGGTCAATTCACTCAGGTGTAGGAACTAAAAACTATACATTTATCTGGGGAATGGCTGGGGAGAATCAAACGTTTACTGATATGGACCACGTTCCAATGGATCAGTTAAAATAA
- a CDS encoding (deoxy)nucleoside triphosphate pyrophosphohydrolase, which produces MKKIIEVVGAILENPNGDIFCAMRPKDKTFPGMWEFPGGKIEEGEDPKRALEREIKEELNIDIRADKIFDEVQKEYEEFVIKLSTYNCTVLDFSEFKLVEHQEFKWMRKELLMTLNWVPTDIPTVEKLAKL; this is translated from the coding sequence ATGAAAAAAATTATTGAAGTAGTAGGAGCTATTTTAGAAAATCCAAATGGTGATATATTTTGTGCTATGAGGCCAAAGGATAAAACTTTCCCAGGGATGTGGGAGTTTCCAGGTGGTAAGATTGAAGAGGGAGAGGATCCTAAAAGAGCTTTGGAAAGAGAGATTAAAGAGGAACTAAATATAGATATAAGAGCTGATAAAATTTTTGATGAAGTTCAAAAAGAGTATGAAGAGTTTGTTATAAAATTATCTACGTATAACTGTACAGTTTTAGATTTCTCAGAGTTTAAATTAGTAGAACACCAAGAGTTTAAGTGGATGAGAAAAGAGCTATTGATGACCTTAAATTGGGTCCCAACAGATATTCCAACTGTAGAGAAGTTAGCGAAATTATAA
- the kduD gene encoding 2-dehydro-3-deoxy-D-gluconate 5-dehydrogenase KduD, whose protein sequence is MLNMFNLEGKVAMVTGGNVGIGNALAMGLAKAGADLFIFTYNDDNMENMIKEVEALGRKIAYATGDLSKEHIAMQAVGKCMEAFGRIDILVNNAGTIKRSPILEGSNEDWKSVIDLNLSSIYYLSKTAAIEMKKQGGGKIINIASMLSFQGGKFVPSYTASKHGVAGLTKAFANELAADNIQVNAIAPGYIETANTAPIRADEKRNAEILGRIPSARWGQTSDLVGGAIFLSSKAADYVNGHILAIDGGWLVR, encoded by the coding sequence ATGTTAAATATGTTTAATTTAGAGGGAAAAGTTGCAATGGTAACTGGTGGAAACGTAGGAATAGGAAATGCTCTTGCAATGGGGCTTGCAAAAGCGGGGGCTGATTTATTTATCTTTACATATAATGATGATAACATGGAAAATATGATAAAAGAGGTAGAAGCTTTAGGAAGAAAAATTGCTTATGCAACTGGAGATTTATCGAAAGAGCATATAGCTATGCAAGCTGTAGGAAAATGCATGGAAGCTTTTGGAAGAATAGATATCTTAGTGAATAACGCAGGAACAATAAAAAGATCACCAATTTTAGAGGGAAGCAATGAAGATTGGAAATCAGTTATTGACTTAAATCTATCTTCAATATACTATTTAAGTAAGACTGCAGCAATCGAGATGAAAAAGCAAGGTGGAGGAAAGATAATAAACATAGCGTCAATGTTATCATTCCAAGGTGGAAAGTTTGTACCATCGTACACAGCAAGTAAGCATGGAGTAGCAGGGCTTACAAAAGCTTTTGCAAATGAGTTAGCAGCAGATAATATTCAAGTAAATGCAATAGCACCAGGATATATAGAAACAGCAAATACAGCACCAATTAGAGCTGACGAGAAAAGAAATGCCGAGATATTAGGAAGAATACCATCAGCAAGATGGGGACAAACATCAGACCTAGTAGGAGGAGCAATATTCTTATCGTCAAAAGCAGCAGATTATGTAAATGGACATATTCTAGCTATAGATGGTGGATGGTTAGTTAGATAA
- a CDS encoding AarF/UbiB family protein, whose product MKKLKLMKLIYKIHTNSPPPLEEIEKMGLLAVKIAQYYALRADFIDESTCVYLAKLYEYSYEAQKQDIDDIIGGDMWILTSMKSYEKMPFASASIGQVHLGYLRNNENKSEKVAIKIRREDFKKKFLEDIVNARKVINTLLFFYPKLKKIFNPLEVLNNIEESTLRELDFKNEVEGAKYFERLKKENEKRFDLEELKFSEFIDNLCTEKVAVSKYIEGKSFNTLLKNGELKYEDLLKVFKYHSFYMFKLGVFHGDLHPGNIILDPKGCINLIDCSTIGRVKNKLRVGLFWFFYYLCRYDYDKAVFYLNEMSEKELVDEKYLKFKKDFKELYSDFKNSTVSQVSLTRRMMETIKLAINSGMEFEEGMFHIIKSLMYLDGMVLKCNPNINLMNDIREFTALLESDKL is encoded by the coding sequence ATGAAAAAATTAAAACTGATGAAACTGATATATAAAATTCATACAAACTCCCCGCCACCTTTAGAAGAGATAGAGAAGATGGGGCTTTTAGCGGTAAAAATTGCTCAATATTATGCTTTGAGAGCGGATTTTATAGATGAATCAACATGTGTTTATCTAGCGAAACTTTATGAATATAGTTATGAAGCACAAAAACAGGATATAGATGATATTATAGGTGGCGACATGTGGATATTGACATCTATGAAATCCTATGAAAAGATGCCTTTTGCCTCAGCATCAATAGGACAAGTTCATTTAGGATATTTAAGAAATAATGAGAATAAAAGTGAAAAGGTTGCTATAAAAATAAGGAGAGAGGATTTTAAGAAAAAATTTTTAGAAGATATAGTAAACGCCAGAAAAGTAATAAATACTTTACTCTTTTTTTATCCTAAGTTAAAAAAAATATTTAATCCACTAGAAGTTTTAAATAATATTGAGGAGTCTACTTTGCGAGAATTAGATTTTAAAAATGAGGTAGAAGGAGCAAAATACTTTGAGAGATTAAAAAAAGAAAATGAAAAGAGATTTGATTTAGAAGAATTAAAATTTTCAGAATTTATAGATAATTTATGCACTGAAAAAGTAGCAGTATCAAAATATATAGAGGGAAAAAGTTTTAACACTCTATTAAAAAATGGCGAACTAAAATATGAGGATCTTTTAAAAGTATTTAAATACCATAGTTTCTATATGTTTAAACTAGGAGTTTTTCATGGGGATCTCCATCCTGGAAATATAATTTTAGATCCAAAGGGTTGTATAAATCTTATAGATTGCTCAACTATAGGAAGGGTAAAAAACAAATTAAGAGTGGGACTATTTTGGTTTTTTTATTACCTATGTAGATATGATTATGACAAGGCAGTTTTTTATTTAAATGAGATGTCAGAGAAAGAGTTAGTAGATGAGAAGTATTTAAAATTTAAAAAAGATTTTAAAGAACTTTACAGTGATTTTAAAAATTCCACAGTATCTCAAGTTAGCTTAACAAGACGTATGATGGAAACAATAAAATTAGCTATAAACTCTGGAATGGAATTTGAAGAGGGAATGTTTCACATAATAAAGAGTCTTATGTATTTAGATGGTATGGTCTTAAAGTGCAATCCTAATATAAACTTAATGAATGATATAAGGGAGTTTACAGCTTTATTAGAAAGTGATAAACTATAG
- the yfcC gene encoding putative basic amino acid antiporter YfcC codes for MKKKIRIPDTYVIIFFVVVFAAILTYLIPVGSFTMEKIQYATEAGMKTRTVPVPGSFKYALNDLGQPLTKGIPIFAAGGDMSVTNYIFEGLVSGDKWGTAVGIIAFILITGGAFGIILKTKAVEAGILNMIKKTKGSEALLIPLVFLLFSLGGAVFGMGEEAIPFAMILIPIVVGMGYDSITGIFMCYISTQIGFATSWMNPFSVAIAQGVAGVPVLSGAMFRIVMWIFFTSFGIIYTMRYAKKVKANPELSISYETDKFFRDDFKADETEDLEFKLGHKLVFLTIFLGMSWIIWGVVFHGYYLPEIAAQFTIMGVVSGIIGVIFKLNDMTVNDIAISFRKGAEDLIGAAMVVGMAKGIVLVLGGVDAGTPTVLNTVLNSVAGVLSHLHASISAVAMYFFQSVFNFFVVSGSGQAALTMPIMAPLSDLVGVPRQVAVLAFQLGDGFTNMFVPTSGILMAILGIAKIEWGVWAKLQIKFQGILFFLGSIFMIIGVLIKLQ; via the coding sequence ATGAAGAAAAAAATCAGAATACCTGATACCTATGTCATTATCTTTTTTGTAGTTGTCTTTGCTGCAATTCTTACTTACCTTATTCCTGTTGGTAGCTTTACCATGGAAAAGATTCAATATGCCACTGAAGCTGGTATGAAAACGAGAACTGTTCCTGTTCCAGGAAGTTTTAAATATGCGTTAAACGATTTAGGACAACCTCTGACTAAGGGTATTCCTATATTTGCTGCTGGTGGAGATATGAGTGTTACTAACTATATCTTTGAAGGTCTTGTTAGTGGAGATAAATGGGGAACTGCTGTTGGTATTATCGCATTTATCCTTATCACTGGTGGAGCTTTTGGTATTATTTTAAAAACTAAAGCTGTTGAAGCTGGAATACTTAATATGATTAAAAAAACTAAGGGATCTGAGGCACTGCTTATACCTCTTGTTTTCCTTCTATTCTCTTTAGGTGGAGCTGTATTCGGTATGGGAGAGGAAGCTATTCCTTTTGCTATGATTCTTATACCTATAGTTGTTGGTATGGGATATGACTCTATCACCGGTATTTTTATGTGCTATATATCAACTCAAATTGGATTTGCTACATCTTGGATGAACCCTTTTAGTGTGGCTATCGCTCAAGGAGTTGCTGGGGTTCCTGTACTTTCTGGAGCTATGTTTAGAATAGTTATGTGGATATTCTTTACATCTTTTGGAATTATCTATACTATGAGATATGCTAAAAAAGTTAAAGCTAATCCTGAGTTATCAATATCTTATGAAACTGATAAGTTCTTTAGAGATGATTTTAAAGCTGATGAAACAGAAGATTTAGAATTTAAGTTAGGACATAAACTTGTATTTTTAACAATATTCTTAGGAATGTCTTGGATTATTTGGGGAGTTGTTTTCCATGGATATTACTTACCTGAAATAGCTGCACAGTTCACTATTATGGGAGTTGTTTCTGGAATTATTGGAGTTATCTTTAAATTAAATGATATGACTGTTAATGATATTGCTATCTCTTTTAGAAAAGGTGCAGAGGACCTTATTGGAGCAGCAATGGTTGTTGGTATGGCTAAAGGTATAGTGCTAGTTTTAGGTGGAGTAGATGCTGGAACTCCTACAGTTTTAAATACTGTTTTAAACTCTGTAGCTGGTGTTTTAAGCCATTTACATGCTTCTATATCTGCAGTTGCAATGTACTTCTTCCAGTCTGTATTCAACTTCTTCGTTGTATCAGGTTCTGGACAAGCAGCTTTAACAATGCCAATTATGGCACCACTTTCAGACTTAGTTGGTGTTCCTAGACAAGTTGCAGTACTAGCTTTCCAACTTGGAGATGGATTTACAAATATGTTTGTGCCAACTTCAGGTATCTTAATGGCTATTTTAGGAATAGCTAAAATTGAGTGGGGAGTTTGGGCTAAACTTCAAATTAAATTCCAAGGAATCCTTTTCTTCCTAGGATCAATTTTCATGATTATTGGAGTTTTAATAAAGCTTCAGTAA
- a CDS encoding TRAP transporter large permease has translation MNLALQTGLIMFMSLPILLTIGVPISVSIGFASTISMLTILPFEGSMVTSAQRIFIGTNSFSLVAIPFFILAGNIMNNGGIAIRLINCAKLIGGRLPGSLAQSNVVANMLFGAISGSGVAAAAAVGGTIGPIEKREGYSPEFSAAVNIASAPTGMLIPPSNTLIVYSTVAGSVSISALFIAGYIPGILWGMGVMILSAIMAKKNGYVSKEKTTLNQKIKVVLDAIPSLLLVVIVIGGILKGIFTATEGSAIAVVYSLGLSLIYKEMSIRELPKILFSSAQMTAIVIFMIGVSSIMSWVMAFTNIPQIIAKSILGITDSYAIILIIMNVLMLIIGTFMDPTPAVLIFTPIFLPIAQSFGMSTIHFGIMIVFNLCIGTITPPVGPILFTGCKVGDVTIEQVFKTLLPFYVVTMIILILVIFIPQLSMWLPDLFGLIK, from the coding sequence ATGAATTTAGCACTACAAACAGGATTAATAATGTTTATGTCACTTCCTATATTATTGACAATAGGAGTTCCAATAAGTGTTAGTATAGGTTTTGCATCAACTATATCTATGTTAACAATACTTCCTTTTGAAGGATCTATGGTAACATCAGCTCAAAGAATTTTCATAGGAACTAACTCGTTTTCATTAGTAGCAATTCCGTTTTTTATTCTGGCTGGAAATATAATGAATAACGGAGGAATAGCTATTCGTTTAATAAATTGTGCAAAATTAATAGGTGGAAGACTGCCTGGATCTTTAGCACAATCCAATGTAGTAGCAAATATGCTATTTGGAGCTATTAGTGGATCAGGAGTAGCAGCTGCAGCTGCAGTAGGAGGAACAATAGGTCCAATAGAAAAAAGAGAGGGGTATAGCCCAGAGTTTAGTGCAGCAGTAAATATAGCTTCAGCACCAACAGGGATGTTAATTCCTCCAAGTAATACTCTAATTGTGTATTCAACAGTAGCAGGTAGTGTTTCAATATCAGCTCTATTTATAGCAGGATATATACCAGGAATTCTGTGGGGAATGGGAGTTATGATTTTATCGGCAATAATGGCAAAGAAAAATGGATATGTATCTAAAGAGAAAACTACTTTAAATCAAAAAATAAAAGTTGTTTTAGATGCCATTCCAAGTTTACTATTAGTTGTAATAGTAATAGGTGGAATTTTAAAAGGTATTTTTACTGCAACAGAAGGATCAGCAATAGCTGTTGTTTATTCTTTGGGATTATCATTGATATATAAAGAGATGAGTATTAGAGAATTGCCTAAAATTCTATTTTCTTCAGCTCAAATGACAGCTATAGTTATATTTATGATTGGAGTTTCTTCAATAATGTCATGGGTAATGGCTTTTACAAATATTCCTCAAATTATAGCTAAGTCAATTTTAGGGATAACAGATAGTTATGCTATTATTTTGATAATAATGAATGTATTAATGCTTATAATAGGAACTTTCATGGATCCAACACCAGCTGTATTGATATTTACACCAATATTTCTACCAATAGCTCAAAGTTTTGGAATGAGTACAATACATTTTGGAATAATGATAGTATTTAATCTATGTATTGGAACAATTACACCACCAGTAGGACCAATATTATTTACAGGATGTAAGGTTGGGGATGTAACAATAGAGCAGGTCTTTAAAACTTTATTACCATTTTATGTGGTGACAATGATTATATTAATTTTAGTAATATTTATTCCGCAGTTATCTATGTGGTTACCAGATTTATTCGGACTTATAAAATAA